One part of the Sarcophilus harrisii chromosome 5, mSarHar1.11, whole genome shotgun sequence genome encodes these proteins:
- the FGF6 gene encoding fibroblast growth factor 6: protein MAFPQKLLITMPAGGGCLGGTLWAFIFLGVLAGMLVPWPLVGGLANPVLLERGWGTLLGSQPQAGLPGGLSSSNWESGYLLGIKRQRRLYCNVGIGFHLQVPPDGRISGTHDENPYSLLEISTVDRGVVSLFGVRSALFVAMNSKGRLYGTPSFQEECKFRETLLPNNYNAYESDLYRGTYIALSKHGRIKRGNKVSPAMTVTHFLPRI, encoded by the exons ATGGCCTTCCCACAGAAGCTGCTCATCACTATGCCTGCAGGAGGAGGTTGCCTCGGGGGCACGCTGTGGGCTTTCATCTTCTTGGGTGTTCTGGCTGGCATGCTGGTACCCTGGCCACTGGTGGGTGGCTTGGCCAACCCTGTGCTCTTGGAAAGAGGCTGGGGGACACTGCTGGGCTCCCAGCCCCAGGCTGGACTGCCTGGTGGGCTATCCAGCAGTAACTGGGAGAGTGGCTATTTGCTGGGGATCAAGAGGCAGAGGAGACTATATTGCAACGTGGGCATTGGCTTTCACCTCCAGGtgcccccagatggcaggatcaGTGGGACCCATGATGAGAATCCCTACA GTCTTCTGGAAATTTCAACTGTGGACAGAGGTGTTGTGAGTCTATTTGGAGTAAGGAGTGCTCTTTTTGTGGCCATGAATAGTAAAGGAAGACTTTATGGAACA CCCAGTTTCCAAGAGGAATGCAAATTCCGAGAAACGCTCCTGCCCAACAATTATAATGCTTACGAATCGGACCTGTACCGAGGGACTTACATCGCTCTGAGCAAGCATGGACGAATAAAGCGTGGCAATAAGGTGTCCCCCGCCATGACTGTCACTCATTTTCTGCCCCGGATATGA